In Fluviispira sanaruensis, a genomic segment contains:
- a CDS encoding GatB/YqeY domain-containing protein: MSSLKEKLKEDLKVALKEQNKEVLAVVRMLISAIQYGETAAKPVPEFDSVLTYRKQLLDSLEMFPKGSEKQVQIEKELQIVERYMPKAPSEDELINIIKDKINSVPKEEKINMGLIMKDLKQNFPTCDGKMVMGLLQKEIALRK, from the coding sequence ATGAGTTCATTAAAAGAGAAACTAAAGGAAGATCTTAAAGTCGCGCTTAAAGAACAAAATAAAGAAGTTTTAGCAGTTGTTCGTATGTTGATCAGTGCTATTCAATATGGAGAAACAGCTGCAAAACCTGTTCCTGAGTTTGACTCTGTTTTGACATATCGTAAACAACTTCTAGATTCCCTTGAAATGTTCCCAAAAGGAAGTGAAAAGCAAGTCCAGATAGAAAAAGAATTGCAGATTGTCGAAAGGTATATGCCTAAAGCACCAAGTGAAGATGAATTGATAAATATTATCAAAGATAAAATAAACTCAGTGCCCAAAGAAGAAAAAATAAATATGGGTCTTATTATGAAAGATTTAAAACAAAATTTTCCCACCTGCGATGGGAAAATGGTGATGGGATTGCTTCAAAAAGAAATTGCTTTGAGAAAGTAA
- a CDS encoding methyl-accepting chemotaxis protein: protein MFERYGIRVKILLNCLLSVIIFFVFLVWLSNFYWNVLIDTRKERLKNIIDISYTLAKGYIDSEKKGLISREEAQKRMIENIKSIRYSETEYIFISTTNSFLVVNPSRPDVYMKDMSEFKDSTGFKTYSKISEVAKTKGEGFISYMSPKLGSSEAIEKLTFVKLIPEWNWILGTGLFLDDVVEILKKFIEILLISCILCTAALISLGLYFANSVVKPLMKVSNILMKNSEALSHKSKFLSESSQRVQSFSKDQEASIQSTASAISEITSMIAKTTEFSMDSARSANDISKKVEQGEYSIKSMQDSMKRIKESSFKLKNIEKIFNEIEIKTKDIKRIVAKTELLSLNASIEAARAGDTGKGFSVVALEVGNLAQMSGKASNEIQHLLNRSRKDVDGILQETIENVGEGELRTSTVSDSFPDIVNGILSINTQMGQISDAIKEQEIGVRQISTAMSQLNDLALKNSGESDKSLRATEDIAKVSEVLKDNIETSNLVIQGAKKKS, encoded by the coding sequence ATGTTTGAGCGGTATGGCATAAGAGTTAAAATTTTATTAAATTGTCTTCTATCAGTCATTATATTTTTTGTCTTTTTAGTCTGGCTCAGTAATTTTTATTGGAATGTCCTTATCGATACACGAAAAGAGCGATTAAAAAATATCATAGATATCAGCTATACCTTAGCAAAAGGATACATAGACTCAGAAAAAAAAGGTTTAATATCGCGCGAAGAAGCGCAAAAGAGGATGATTGAAAATATAAAATCTATCCGCTATTCAGAAACAGAATATATTTTTATTTCCACTACGAACAGTTTTTTGGTCGTGAATCCATCAAGACCTGATGTCTATATGAAAGATATGTCTGAATTTAAAGACTCAACCGGTTTTAAAACATATTCTAAAATATCAGAAGTTGCGAAAACAAAAGGTGAGGGATTTATTAGTTATATGTCACCTAAATTAGGCTCATCCGAGGCAATTGAAAAACTTACATTTGTAAAACTCATACCTGAATGGAATTGGATTTTAGGCACTGGATTATTTTTAGACGATGTTGTTGAAATTCTCAAGAAATTTATTGAGATACTTTTAATTTCTTGTATATTATGCACTGCCGCACTTATCTCTCTTGGGCTTTATTTTGCAAATTCTGTGGTAAAACCATTGATGAAAGTAAGTAATATTCTGATGAAAAACTCTGAGGCGCTCTCCCATAAAAGTAAATTTTTAAGTGAATCAAGTCAAAGAGTACAAAGTTTTTCGAAAGATCAAGAGGCTTCCATTCAATCTACGGCTTCTGCAATTTCTGAAATAACAAGTATGATTGCTAAAACAACTGAGTTTTCAATGGATTCAGCAAGATCGGCAAATGATATCTCGAAAAAGGTTGAGCAAGGTGAATACTCTATCAAAAGCATGCAAGACTCAATGAAGCGAATTAAAGAATCGAGTTTTAAATTAAAAAATATTGAAAAAATATTTAATGAAATTGAAATTAAAACTAAGGATATAAAGAGGATTGTTGCTAAAACCGAGTTGCTTTCCTTAAACGCATCTATAGAAGCTGCGCGAGCGGGCGATACGGGTAAAGGCTTCTCAGTTGTGGCTCTAGAAGTGGGAAATCTAGCTCAAATGAGCGGTAAGGCTTCCAACGAAATTCAACATCTCTTGAATCGGAGCCGGAAAGATGTGGATGGAATTCTGCAGGAAACCATTGAAAATGTTGGAGAAGGAGAGCTAAGAACATCTACAGTTTCTGATTCCTTCCCTGATATTGTAAATGGAATTTTGAGTATAAACACGCAAATGGGGCAAATTTCTGATGCTATTAAAGAGCAAGAAATTGGTGTAAGGCAGATTTCTACAGCAATGAGCCAATTAAACGATTTGGCATTAAAAAACAGTGGTGAGTCAGATAAATCATTAAGAGCAACCGAAGATATCGCAAAAGTCAGTGAAGTTTTAAAAGACAATATTGAAACATCAAATCTTGTGATCCAAGGAGCAAAAAAGAAGAGTTAA
- a CDS encoding glycosyltransferase family 4 protein gives MSGIYTILIFFTSFTFSLLLVPLMIYLAKKKQIYDLPDKGEITASDSIENNIPFTKSRRMHTQPIPRLGGVAIVAGFFISVSIWKLPSNMALIYCCSFVMFALGLIDDIKTLTAKIRLCIQTITALTVVFFSNLQIQNITFSSDITFTIPYILGIIISTFIIIGSINSINMVDGLDGLAGGVVLIGISLLSYLHFLSTHNLNLIIVFSIPIIGAILGFLKYNTHPSSIFMGDSGSNWLGFMVGVFLILILNNETVSEHNSRWILENSTKLNYFPILSVLLCLSIPIFDTAHVIILRLIEGKNPLKADTRHFHHSLIKMGFTHAQSVIIVYFLMIFFGILGILPIAYPQYNLNWTPIVGVLLSIFCIVFSVKLTDGFITQLSSYKFFLVSNSSAGPKITLFLKYWEHLNRYTIYLILLATPFLAGVVPKTISLVAACMALIMICTIFIKKSDSFFESLLIAIASTVLLIANNSNVIWIEIFGTKYNLQHAYNYLFIWLLFSTLFFFIFTFKRKYLIIAPTDFLLAILPLILLLLPLEYQTEYKLNIIALRSLVLFAALRTLSKRHSRFFYKIHFICIIALAWIALTTLAGLRLVY, from the coding sequence TTGAGTGGGATATATACTATACTCATTTTCTTTACATCATTTACATTTTCTCTTCTTTTAGTCCCTTTAATGATTTATTTAGCTAAGAAAAAACAAATTTATGACTTACCCGATAAAGGCGAAATAACTGCTTCTGACTCCATCGAAAACAATATTCCATTTACAAAATCGCGCCGCATGCACACGCAACCAATCCCAAGATTAGGCGGGGTGGCAATCGTAGCTGGATTTTTTATCAGTGTTTCTATTTGGAAACTTCCATCCAACATGGCACTTATTTATTGCTGCTCATTTGTAATGTTTGCGCTCGGCCTTATCGATGATATTAAAACACTGACAGCCAAAATAAGACTCTGCATTCAAACCATAACTGCCTTGACAGTTGTCTTTTTTTCAAATCTGCAAATTCAAAATATTACTTTTTCCAGCGATATAACTTTTACCATTCCATATATTCTAGGCATTATAATCTCTACTTTTATAATAATTGGATCTATCAATTCTATTAATATGGTTGATGGACTTGATGGGCTTGCAGGTGGTGTTGTCCTCATTGGTATTTCTTTATTAAGCTATCTGCATTTTTTAAGCACTCATAATTTAAATCTCATTATTGTTTTTAGCATCCCCATCATCGGAGCTATTCTTGGCTTCTTAAAATACAACACACATCCATCATCCATTTTTATGGGCGATTCAGGCAGCAATTGGCTCGGTTTTATGGTAGGCGTCTTTTTAATACTGATACTAAATAACGAAACAGTTTCAGAGCATAATTCAAGATGGATTTTAGAAAATAGCACAAAATTAAATTATTTTCCAATTTTAAGTGTCCTGCTCTGCTTATCAATACCTATTTTTGATACGGCTCATGTGATTATTCTCAGACTCATTGAAGGAAAAAACCCGCTCAAAGCCGACACGAGACATTTTCATCACTCACTTATTAAAATGGGTTTTACCCATGCACAAAGTGTAATCATTGTTTATTTTCTAATGATATTTTTCGGTATATTAGGAATTCTTCCGATTGCCTATCCACAATATAATTTAAATTGGACTCCAATAGTTGGAGTGTTATTATCTATCTTCTGCATTGTTTTTTCTGTTAAATTAACCGATGGTTTTATCACTCAACTTTCAAGTTATAAATTTTTCCTTGTTTCAAACTCAAGCGCTGGTCCCAAAATCACTCTCTTCTTAAAATATTGGGAACATCTTAACAGATATACAATTTACCTCATTTTGCTTGCAACACCCTTTTTAGCCGGTGTCGTGCCAAAAACAATCAGTCTCGTTGCAGCATGTATGGCATTGATTATGATCTGCACAATTTTTATAAAAAAGAGCGATAGTTTTTTTGAGTCCCTTCTTATAGCCATCGCTTCTACTGTTTTACTTATAGCAAACAACTCAAACGTTATTTGGATTGAAATATTTGGCACAAAATACAATCTACAACACGCTTATAATTATCTTTTTATTTGGTTGCTATTTAGTACATTATTTTTCTTTATCTTTACCTTTAAAAGAAAATATCTCATAATTGCTCCAACAGACTTTCTTTTAGCCATTTTACCTCTTATTCTTTTACTGCTGCCCTTAGAATATCAAACTGAATATAAACTCAATATTATTGCATTAAGAAGCCTCGTTCTTTTTGCAGCGCTTAGAACTCTTTCTAAAAGACACAGTCGCTTCTTTTATAAAATTCATTTTATCTGTATCATTGCATTAGCTTGGATAGCATTGACAACATTGGCAGGACTGAGATTGGTTTATTGA
- a CDS encoding THUMP domain-containing protein: MKIEKEQNIEKQIKKHIYGKSQSAIATFPAGFGSTALQEVEEILNSLWFKQKFNSKCTLLKNEILIENVHIFALNEILLRSLCLTDLRLLLLEEKAVGKEAFAKHCQSIAWDYYLQKSMSLKVKVDSVASKAFHESGLKEILANILKDKCLEIVSGENTNETTALYAELYKDKLTVSISLCGQPLYKRGYRGTLSASAPLREDAAACTITKAFDFLKKHNPDLKAQTLMLPFSGTGTFVFEYLLSQFAHAPCLLNREYAIQKMPLFRKENFSFLLKKSHEFSKLALLNSAENPFHILSIDNSKQANIAFLENIENFKNKLDTSLQDLFINSFHKHNNIDEKILCENFLKLNIDELLQNENFGNVFLPLNPPYGIRLNDKGDSTVFYANVGKKVSEIRAKLKNNNSHLFGFILCPNEDSWSAFCKCMRGAELETYHFTQGGMDIRVCMFF, from the coding sequence ATGAAGATAGAAAAAGAGCAAAATATTGAAAAACAAATTAAAAAGCACATCTATGGGAAATCACAATCAGCAATTGCAACTTTTCCAGCGGGATTTGGCTCAACTGCTTTACAAGAAGTCGAAGAGATTTTAAACAGCCTTTGGTTTAAACAGAAGTTTAATAGCAAATGTACGCTCTTAAAAAATGAAATTTTAATTGAAAATGTGCATATTTTTGCCTTAAACGAAATTCTCTTACGCAGTCTTTGTCTCACCGATCTTCGCCTTTTATTGCTCGAAGAAAAAGCTGTTGGGAAAGAAGCTTTTGCTAAACATTGTCAATCCATTGCTTGGGATTATTATTTACAGAAATCAATGTCACTCAAAGTGAAAGTCGATTCTGTTGCAAGCAAAGCATTTCATGAGAGCGGCTTAAAAGAAATCTTAGCAAATATCTTAAAAGATAAATGCCTTGAAATCGTTAGCGGTGAAAATACCAACGAAACAACAGCTCTTTATGCAGAGCTGTACAAAGACAAATTAACCGTCAGTATATCCCTCTGTGGTCAGCCCCTGTATAAAAGAGGCTATCGTGGTACTTTAAGTGCCAGCGCCCCCTTACGCGAAGATGCGGCTGCCTGCACAATTACAAAAGCATTTGACTTCCTAAAGAAACACAACCCAGATCTCAAAGCGCAGACACTCATGCTCCCTTTTTCAGGAACTGGTACTTTTGTTTTTGAATATCTTTTATCACAATTTGCACACGCCCCTTGTCTACTAAATAGAGAGTACGCAATTCAAAAAATGCCTCTATTTAGAAAAGAAAACTTTTCTTTTCTTTTAAAAAAATCCCATGAGTTTTCCAAACTAGCCCTATTAAACTCAGCAGAAAATCCATTCCATATTCTCAGCATTGACAATTCAAAACAAGCAAATATTGCATTTCTAGAAAATATTGAAAATTTCAAAAACAAACTCGACACTTCACTGCAGGATTTATTTATTAATAGTTTTCATAAACACAATAATATCGACGAAAAAATATTGTGCGAAAACTTCTTAAAATTAAACATCGATGAACTTTTGCAAAATGAAAATTTCGGGAATGTTTTTCTTCCACTCAATCCCCCATATGGCATCCGTTTAAATGACAAAGGGGACTCAACTGTTTTCTATGCAAATGTAGGCAAAAAAGTTTCCGAAATAAGAGCAAAATTAAAAAATAATAATTCGCATTTATTCGGCTTTATCCTTTGCCCAAATGAAGACTCCTGGTCCGCTTTTTGCAAATGTATGCGCGGCGCAGAACTCGAAACTTATCATTTCACCCAAGGTGGTATGGATATACGTGTGTGTATGTTTTTTTAA
- a CDS encoding RsmD family RNA methyltransferase, with product MSKQSTKHQTTKLSLAKGLRFRIGEDGNIYASISSSSGEFYVAPEVLTFLCFLTDNNKVTDVDLIPSKIKKQYNNLLNNIPNKEECTELLNDLIGAGVVISLSAENSRHLHEDGFGDPWIQWAMISDSMRSNAYYDAIKKVVTNHSIVLDVGAGTGLLSAQALSLGAKKVIAIEETKIAENIKPIFTKLGLETNAKNFILHNTNSFDVEINDPITTVVSELFGNDPFQEGVIPTLREIGSRFVGKQITYIPNKVTVFFDLIELKSHPSLHRIKAYNKLKTVIDKNNFTNNFMHAAATKLDLDCISFPIALNAHDFKYLAKTCELGATRLDPPPVYSADLTKHPLSGKKEITIEEDSDNILAIFWFRVHLTQSITISSNPKETDACEHWSPIAIPLKKLLNKQNKIEIKYQLSEQENLFCCDIFHHEEKIGSR from the coding sequence ATGTCCAAACAAAGCACAAAACACCAAACGACAAAACTTAGCTTAGCAAAAGGGCTTCGCTTTCGCATTGGAGAAGATGGTAATATATATGCATCTATTTCAAGTTCATCTGGCGAATTTTATGTCGCTCCTGAAGTTTTGACATTTTTGTGTTTTTTAACGGACAACAATAAAGTAACAGATGTAGATCTCATTCCCAGCAAAATAAAGAAACAATATAATAATCTTTTAAATAATATTCCAAACAAAGAAGAATGCACTGAATTATTAAATGATCTCATTGGCGCAGGCGTTGTTATCAGCTTAAGCGCTGAGAATTCTCGTCATCTGCATGAGGATGGATTTGGTGACCCTTGGATTCAATGGGCTATGATCTCTGATAGTATGCGCTCAAACGCATATTACGATGCTATAAAGAAAGTCGTTACAAATCATTCTATCGTTCTCGATGTGGGCGCTGGCACAGGTCTGCTTTCAGCGCAAGCGCTGTCGCTTGGAGCAAAAAAAGTCATTGCAATAGAAGAAACTAAGATTGCAGAAAATATCAAACCTATCTTTACAAAACTCGGACTTGAAACAAATGCAAAGAATTTTATTTTGCACAACACAAACAGTTTCGATGTTGAAATAAATGATCCCATCACGACTGTTGTGAGCGAACTTTTTGGCAACGATCCTTTTCAGGAAGGAGTGATTCCCACTCTCAGAGAAATCGGCTCGCGTTTTGTTGGCAAACAAATTACATATATCCCAAATAAAGTCACAGTCTTTTTCGATCTGATCGAATTGAAGAGCCATCCTTCTTTGCATAGAATCAAAGCATATAATAAACTCAAAACGGTTATTGATAAGAATAATTTTACTAATAATTTTATGCACGCAGCCGCAACTAAACTCGATTTAGATTGTATTTCATTCCCCATCGCATTGAACGCACATGATTTTAAATATCTTGCAAAAACATGTGAATTGGGCGCAACCCGTCTCGATCCACCTCCAGTTTATAGTGCGGACTTAACGAAACATCCTCTCTCTGGAAAAAAAGAAATTACTATTGAAGAAGATAGTGATAATATTCTTGCTATCTTTTGGTTTAGAGTCCATTTGACCCAGTCAATCACAATTTCATCAAATCCTAAAGAAACGGATGCCTGTGAACACTGGAGCCCAATAGCAATACCACTTAAAAAACTTTTAAATAAACAAAATAAGATTGAGATTAAATATCAACTCAGTGAACAAGAAAATCTATTTTGCTGCGATATTTTTCACCATGAAGAAAAAATAGGATCAAGATGA
- a CDS encoding adenylate/guanylate cyclase domain-containing protein — MEKNKRRLFTKKKILHFFLMPTSFKTGLFICFICLFLLLRHYSLPKNALDLVGQLERELYDVRFKIRGPIKLTGVVGTLTADDKSIEKFGRWPFPRDIYEKVLQNLKNAGVKWIGFDVFFSEPQRRFLDESLLNLKQIYLEKHLNSKEYENTLYKLMNNSPGDFSLGRGIEDFKSITQGFYFIDHKSQLLNSQYDWLASFNRLKNSAIDFVDFPAGKKINQYKELMSYGVVTNTEVIAGKSRYVGFANNQSESDGLIRKAALVKAIEPTDSKGISHGNAIVVPSLGLSLAANYLESGIVVHFDELGIESIELYPSDSKKPQIKIPLFYDGQGKLLINHYGEFEQLPQLSLQDAYENKIPKNVPPILVYGGTATGTNDKRPSPFDENFDGVGHHVTVIENILTQNFMKRPLSAPFLEIALLIVSGIVFSFILKHMSAIKSAIFVGTILISFYLIDKYFLFGKGNWFYVGMFYLQSISIYFGITIFKYFTEEREKKKVRSAFQYYLNPAVINQLMEQPDKLKLGGEKKNLTVFFSDVRGFTTISESLTPEKLTSLLNEYFTPMTKIILDSNGLLDKYIGDAVMAVWGAPIPIEDHPDRAVVSSLKMLDELENLQKKWASEGLPFLDIGIGLNTGDMVVGNMGSDQRFDYTVLGDAVNLGARLEGINKNYGTRIICSEFTKNSLKNPEKFLLRELDIIQVKGKNEPVRIFEVMRFQASEREQIKELIHAYESALSLYRAQKWNEAIAQFKNALKIKAEDPPSLEFIERCQYLKKEGVDKNWNGVWVFKTK, encoded by the coding sequence ATGGAAAAAAATAAGCGTAGGCTTTTTACTAAAAAGAAGATTCTCCACTTTTTCTTAATGCCAACATCTTTTAAGACAGGTTTATTCATCTGTTTTATATGTTTGTTCCTTTTGCTTAGACACTATTCTCTACCTAAAAATGCTTTAGATCTCGTTGGACAATTGGAACGAGAACTCTACGACGTTCGTTTTAAAATCAGAGGACCGATCAAGTTAACTGGGGTAGTGGGAACATTGACAGCAGATGATAAAAGTATTGAAAAGTTTGGTCGTTGGCCATTCCCAAGGGATATTTATGAAAAAGTACTGCAAAATTTAAAAAATGCGGGAGTCAAATGGATTGGTTTTGATGTCTTTTTTAGTGAACCGCAAAGAAGGTTTCTGGATGAAAGTCTATTGAATCTAAAACAAATTTATTTAGAAAAGCATTTAAACTCTAAAGAGTATGAAAACACTTTGTACAAATTGATGAACAATAGTCCTGGTGATTTTTCGTTAGGGAGGGGTATAGAAGATTTTAAATCTATCACTCAAGGGTTTTACTTTATTGATCACAAGTCCCAACTCTTAAATTCTCAATATGATTGGCTCGCAAGTTTTAATCGTTTAAAAAATTCAGCTATCGATTTTGTCGATTTTCCAGCAGGTAAAAAAATAAATCAATATAAAGAATTAATGAGTTACGGCGTAGTCACAAACACAGAAGTTATTGCTGGCAAATCACGCTATGTTGGCTTTGCAAACAACCAATCTGAATCGGACGGCCTGATCCGAAAAGCTGCTTTGGTCAAAGCAATTGAACCCACTGATAGTAAAGGTATTTCTCACGGAAATGCCATCGTTGTTCCGAGTTTAGGACTCTCTCTTGCGGCAAATTATTTGGAAAGTGGAATTGTCGTCCACTTCGATGAGTTAGGCATTGAAAGCATTGAACTATATCCTAGCGATAGTAAGAAACCGCAAATAAAAATCCCATTATTTTATGATGGACAAGGCAAACTTCTAATCAATCACTATGGTGAGTTTGAGCAATTGCCTCAATTGTCATTACAAGATGCCTATGAAAATAAAATCCCAAAAAATGTCCCACCTATTCTCGTCTATGGAGGAACGGCTACAGGTACAAATGACAAACGCCCCTCTCCATTTGATGAAAATTTCGATGGAGTAGGCCATCACGTTACAGTTATTGAAAATATTTTAACGCAAAATTTTATGAAAAGGCCGCTCTCAGCCCCTTTTTTAGAAATTGCACTTTTAATAGTATCCGGCATTGTTTTTTCCTTTATATTAAAACATATGAGCGCGATAAAGTCAGCTATTTTTGTAGGGACTATACTTATTTCATTCTATTTAATTGATAAATACTTCTTATTTGGCAAAGGAAATTGGTTTTATGTAGGAATGTTTTATTTGCAAAGTATTTCAATTTATTTTGGTATAACTATTTTTAAGTATTTTACAGAAGAACGCGAAAAGAAAAAAGTGAGAAGTGCATTTCAATATTACTTAAATCCCGCTGTTATAAATCAGCTTATGGAGCAACCCGATAAACTCAAACTCGGTGGGGAAAAAAAGAACCTAACTGTTTTTTTCTCAGACGTAAGAGGGTTCACAACCATTAGCGAATCCCTCACCCCCGAAAAACTGACCTCTCTCTTAAATGAATATTTCACACCAATGACAAAAATAATCCTTGATTCAAATGGACTTCTTGACAAATATATAGGCGATGCTGTTATGGCCGTTTGGGGGGCTCCTATACCAATCGAAGACCATCCTGATCGGGCAGTTGTTTCAAGTCTCAAGATGCTCGATGAACTTGAGAATTTACAAAAAAAATGGGCCAGCGAAGGGCTGCCCTTTCTCGATATAGGAATTGGCCTTAATACGGGCGATATGGTAGTTGGAAACATGGGGAGCGATCAACGCTTTGACTACACTGTGCTTGGCGACGCAGTCAATTTAGGAGCTCGCCTTGAAGGGATTAATAAGAACTATGGAACACGAATTATTTGTTCGGAGTTTACAAAAAATAGTCTAAAAAATCCTGAAAAATTCCTTTTGCGAGAGCTTGATATTATTCAAGTTAAAGGGAAAAATGAGCCCGTCCGTATTTTTGAAGTCATGCGTTTTCAAGCATCAGAAAGAGAGCAGATAAAAGAACTCATTCATGCATATGAAAGCGCCTTGAGTTTATATCGTGCCCAAAAGTGGAATGAAGCAATTGCTCAATTTAAAAATGCCTTAAAAATAAAGGCTGAAGACCCTCCAAGCTTAGAATTTATCGAACGCTGCCAATATCTTAAAAAAGAAGGTGTCGATAAAAACTGGAATGGCGTATGGGTGTTTAAAACAAAGTAA
- a CDS encoding pyridoxal-phosphate dependent enzyme, protein MQTKNILEAIGRTPLVKINHLFKKEGVEVYAKCEFLNPGGSVKDRIGYQMVLDAQNSGRIKPGDILIEPTSGNTGIGIALAGAVLGYKVIITLPEKMSKEKQVVLAALGAEIIRTPTEAAYDAPESHISVANRLAKELPNAHVLDQYANPSNCDAHYKFTAQEIIDDLGMVPDYLVAGAGTGGTITGIAKKFKELKPSCQIVGCDPVGSILGGGTEVGTYQVEGIGYDFFPKVLDCNLIDKWIKTTDEPSFVWARRAIREEGFLCGGSSGTALFGVNEILADVPKGSKIVVILPDGIRNYMTKLMDNDWLSKLNFKKAIIANNKFSK, encoded by the coding sequence ATGCAAACGAAAAATATTCTTGAAGCTATTGGAAGAACTCCTTTGGTAAAAATTAACCATCTCTTTAAAAAAGAAGGGGTGGAGGTCTATGCAAAATGTGAGTTTTTAAATCCAGGCGGGTCGGTAAAAGATAGAATTGGTTATCAAATGGTTTTGGATGCCCAAAATTCCGGAAGAATAAAACCAGGTGATATTTTAATTGAACCTACGAGCGGGAATACAGGTATTGGCATAGCGTTGGCAGGAGCTGTGCTCGGTTATAAAGTTATTATTACTTTACCAGAGAAAATGAGTAAAGAAAAACAAGTTGTGCTTGCAGCTCTAGGTGCAGAAATAATAAGAACACCAACGGAAGCTGCGTATGATGCGCCAGAAAGTCATATTTCGGTGGCCAATCGTTTGGCGAAAGAGTTACCAAATGCGCATGTCCTCGATCAGTATGCCAATCCATCAAATTGTGATGCGCACTACAAATTTACGGCACAAGAAATTATCGATGATCTTGGCATGGTGCCCGATTATTTGGTAGCAGGGGCGGGAACAGGTGGAACAATAACTGGGATAGCTAAAAAATTTAAAGAGTTAAAGCCTAGTTGCCAAATTGTCGGCTGTGACCCCGTGGGCAGTATTTTAGGGGGGGGCACTGAAGTAGGAACTTATCAAGTTGAAGGTATTGGCTATGATTTTTTCCCAAAAGTTTTGGATTGCAATCTGATCGACAAATGGATAAAAACGACTGATGAACCAAGTTTTGTTTGGGCGCGTAGGGCAATTCGTGAAGAAGGCTTTTTGTGTGGTGGCAGTTCAGGAACAGCCTTATTTGGTGTGAATGAAATTCTTGCTGATGTCCCTAAGGGCTCTAAAATTGTGGTCATTCTTCCAGATGGAATTCGCAATTATATGACAAAACTGATGGACAACGATTGGCTGTCTAAATTGAATTTTAAAAAAGCAATTATAGCAAATAATAAATTTTCTAAATAA
- a CDS encoding DNA-3-methyladenine glycosylase, with amino-acid sequence MNLADRNFFKQNATELAPKLLGMTLCHVNSKGLRKTGIIVETEAYMPDDPACHASRGKTKRTLPMFEEGGMSYVYLIYGMYYCFNIVSGEKDSGQAVLIRALEIPDHSHAKEAAGPGKLCRYLEITKEQNGILLAKENNLWLENSVKLQPFEIISAPRIGISAGKEKLWRFYIKNNNSVSKK; translated from the coding sequence ATGAACCTCGCAGATAGAAATTTCTTCAAACAAAATGCCACGGAACTTGCCCCAAAACTGCTTGGCATGACGCTTTGTCATGTCAATTCTAAAGGTCTGCGCAAAACAGGAATCATCGTCGAAACGGAAGCTTATATGCCAGACGACCCTGCTTGCCACGCTTCTCGGGGTAAAACCAAGCGCACTCTTCCTATGTTTGAAGAAGGTGGTATGAGCTATGTTTATCTTATTTATGGCATGTATTATTGCTTCAATATTGTGTCAGGGGAAAAAGACAGTGGCCAAGCCGTACTTATACGTGCCCTCGAAATTCCCGATCATTCCCACGCAAAAGAAGCTGCTGGCCCTGGAAAACTCTGTCGTTACCTCGAAATCACAAAAGAACAAAATGGTATTTTGCTGGCAAAAGAAAATAATCTTTGGTTAGAAAATTCAGTTAAACTTCAACCTTTCGAAATCATCTCTGCCCCCCGCATAGGAATATCTGCAGGAAAAGAAAAACTGTGGAGATTTTATATAAAAAATAATAACTCAGTTAGTAAAAAGTAA